Proteins found in one Dendrosporobacter quercicolus genomic segment:
- a CDS encoding DMT family transporter, translated as MWSGAFIAGKFAVQEFPPFALTFLRFLFALPLIFGLLYWREPGNLAPRSGQWRPLVVLGLIGTFGYHALFFIALNHTTAINSALIGAMNPMITMLLAALFFQEGLSVKQVYWCVPHRQLYQFSTRLYHCPVSGLFGRIGDGA; from the coding sequence ATTTGGTCAGGGGCATTTATTGCCGGGAAATTTGCAGTACAGGAGTTTCCGCCGTTTGCCTTAACTTTTTTGCGCTTTTTGTTTGCCCTGCCGCTGATCTTTGGGCTGCTGTATTGGCGCGAGCCTGGCAATTTGGCGCCGCGGAGCGGGCAATGGCGGCCGCTGGTTGTACTGGGCTTGATTGGTACCTTTGGTTATCACGCACTGTTTTTCATTGCGCTTAACCACACGACAGCCATTAATTCAGCGCTGATTGGAGCAATGAACCCAATGATTACCATGCTGCTGGCCGCGCTGTTCTTTCAGGAAGGGCTGTCGGTGAAACAAGTGTATTGGTGCGTCCCGCACCGCCAGCTTTATCAATTTAGTACCCGCCTTTACCATTGCCCAGTCAGTGGTCTTTTTGGGAGAATCGGTGACGGCGCTTAA
- a CDS encoding adenylosuccinate synthase: protein MSAIVVIGTQWGDEGKGKIVDYLAEKADVVVRYQGGNNAGHTVVVDGNEFKLQLLPSGILYRNKRCVIGNGVVVDPAVLITEIERMVEKGIDPSGLRISNRAHVIMPYHRLLDAVEEEYRGDFKIGTTKRGIGPCYMDKNARSGIRMVDLLDEEEFSAKLERNLEAKNHLLRAVYNEAGFDFEAVKAEYLGYAEKLRPYVTDTSTVLNQAIDAGQKVLFEGAQATLLDLDHGTYPYVTSSHPIAGGACIGAGIGPSKISKVIGVVKAYTTRVGEGPFPTELLDATGDEIRTQGREFGTVTGRPRRCGWLDACVVRYAGNLSSIDYMAITRLDILDKLKTLKICVGYQYKGRQLNEFPASLKVLSEVEPVYEEFEGWQTDISGIRSYADLPANARRYVERLSEVTGIKIGIVSVGPGRDQTMILHEMFQ, encoded by the coding sequence ATGTCGGCAATCGTAGTCATTGGCACCCAATGGGGTGATGAAGGAAAAGGCAAGATTGTGGATTATTTAGCCGAGAAGGCTGATGTGGTAGTCCGCTATCAGGGCGGCAATAATGCCGGCCATACCGTTGTTGTTGATGGAAATGAGTTTAAGTTGCAATTGTTGCCCTCAGGGATTTTGTATCGGAATAAACGCTGCGTCATTGGCAATGGCGTGGTGGTAGATCCGGCTGTTCTCATTACCGAGATTGAGCGCATGGTGGAAAAGGGGATCGACCCGTCCGGACTGCGTATTTCCAACCGGGCGCATGTAATCATGCCTTATCACCGGTTGCTGGATGCGGTAGAAGAAGAATATCGCGGCGATTTCAAAATAGGCACCACCAAGCGGGGCATTGGTCCCTGCTATATGGATAAAAATGCCCGGAGCGGCATTCGAATGGTTGATCTGCTGGACGAAGAAGAATTCAGCGCTAAGCTGGAACGTAATCTGGAAGCCAAAAATCATTTGCTGAGAGCAGTATATAATGAAGCCGGTTTTGATTTTGAGGCAGTTAAGGCGGAGTATCTGGGTTACGCTGAAAAGCTGCGTCCTTATGTTACCGACACTTCGACGGTGCTTAATCAGGCAATTGACGCCGGACAAAAAGTACTGTTCGAAGGCGCTCAGGCTACCTTGCTGGATTTGGATCATGGCACTTATCCGTATGTTACGTCGTCGCATCCCATTGCCGGAGGGGCCTGCATCGGGGCCGGAATCGGGCCAAGCAAGATTAGTAAAGTGATTGGCGTGGTGAAGGCTTATACCACCAGAGTGGGTGAGGGGCCGTTCCCAACGGAGCTGTTGGATGCAACCGGTGACGAAATTAGAACGCAAGGCCGTGAGTTTGGGACTGTTACCGGCAGGCCGCGTCGCTGCGGCTGGCTGGATGCCTGCGTTGTCCGTTATGCCGGCAACCTGAGCAGTATTGACTATATGGCCATTACCCGGCTGGACATTCTGGATAAACTTAAGACATTGAAAATTTGCGTCGGCTATCAATACAAAGGCCGGCAGCTTAACGAATTTCCAGCCAGCCTAAAGGTTTTATCCGAAGTCGAGCCAGTGTATGAAGAGTTTGAAGGCTGGCAGACCGATATCAGCGGGATTCGCAGCTATGCTGATTTACCGGCTAACGCGCGCCGGTATGTGGAACGTTTAAGTGAAGTTACCGGAATTAAAATCGGCATTGTATCGGTTGGTCCGGGTCGGGATCAGACAATGATTTTACACGAAATGTTTCAATAA
- the dnaB gene encoding replicative DNA helicase has translation MIDRIPPQSLEAEQAVLGGMLIEREAISKVAEFLRPEDFYREAHRLIFGAMQDLFNKNEPVDLVTVTEFLRKADKLENAGGIAYITSLANSVPTAANITYHGKIVEEKSLLRQLINSATNIAGMGYEASEEVANILDKAEKMILEVSGRKISGDFTPIKSIIFDAFSKIEQLYASKGGITGLASGFKDLDRLTSGLQASDLILIAARPSMGKTAFTLNIAANIAIREQKAVAFFSLEMSKEQLVQRMLCAEASIDSQRLRIGELEDRDWSKLISAADRLSSAPIFIDDTPGITVMEMRSKARRLKIEHDLKLIIIDYLQLMQGSGGKGGENRQQEISEISRSLKALAREVNVPVIALSQLSRSVESRQVKKPMLSDLRESGSLEQDADIVAFLYREDYYNPDTENKNITEVIIAKHRNGPVDTVQLFFHKQFTKFIDLSHRPG, from the coding sequence TTGATTGATAGAATACCACCCCAGAGTCTTGAAGCCGAGCAAGCCGTGCTTGGCGGTATGCTGATAGAACGTGAGGCGATTTCGAAAGTAGCTGAATTTTTACGTCCGGAAGATTTTTACCGGGAAGCGCACCGCCTGATATTTGGTGCAATGCAGGATTTGTTTAACAAAAATGAGCCGGTGGATTTAGTTACGGTTACAGAGTTTTTGCGGAAAGCGGATAAGCTGGAAAATGCCGGCGGTATCGCCTATATAACCTCGCTCGCCAATAGTGTGCCAACAGCGGCAAATATTACCTATCATGGTAAAATTGTTGAAGAAAAATCGCTGCTGCGCCAATTGATCAATTCGGCGACCAACATTGCCGGTATGGGCTATGAGGCTAGTGAAGAAGTGGCCAATATCCTGGACAAGGCTGAGAAAATGATTCTGGAGGTATCGGGGCGAAAAATCAGCGGTGACTTTACACCGATAAAAAGCATTATTTTTGATGCTTTTAGTAAGATTGAGCAGCTTTATGCTTCAAAAGGCGGCATCACCGGACTGGCGTCAGGGTTTAAGGATTTGGACCGTCTGACTTCAGGCTTGCAGGCTTCCGACCTTATCTTAATTGCCGCCCGCCCCAGTATGGGCAAAACGGCCTTTACGCTGAATATTGCCGCCAATATTGCGATTAGAGAGCAGAAGGCAGTGGCTTTCTTTAGCCTTGAAATGTCCAAGGAGCAACTGGTGCAGCGGATGCTGTGCGCCGAGGCTTCGATTGACTCGCAGCGTCTGAGGATTGGCGAACTGGAGGACCGGGATTGGTCAAAACTGATCAGCGCCGCCGACCGGTTGTCCTCAGCGCCCATTTTTATTGACGATACGCCGGGGATTACGGTAATGGAAATGCGTTCTAAAGCCAGACGCTTAAAGATTGAACATGATTTGAAATTAATTATCATTGACTATTTGCAGCTTATGCAGGGCAGTGGCGGCAAAGGCGGAGAAAACCGTCAACAAGAAATTTCCGAAATTTCCCGGTCGCTGAAAGCCTTGGCCAGAGAAGTGAATGTCCCGGTGATTGCATTGTCCCAGCTAAGCCGCAGTGTTGAGTCCCGCCAGGTCAAAAAACCAATGCTAAGCGATCTGCGCGAATCAGGCTCATTAGAACAGGATGCAGATATCGTGGCCTTTTTGTACCGGGAGGATTATTATAATCCTGATACGGAAAATAAAAATATTACTGAAGTAATCATTGCCAAACACCGCAATGGACCGGTGGATACGGTGCAGCTCTTCTTTCACAAACAATTTACCAAGTTTATTGATTTGTCGCACCGGCCGGGCTAG
- a CDS encoding DMT family transporter: MDEHKKAVLFLVLAAVLWSMGGVLIKLIDWNPMAIAGLRGAIAAIVIGAAFRPQRLAFSRVQWTGAAAYCSTVCCFVVATKLTTAANAILLQYTAPVFVALLGGWLLGEKTTSRDWCTIGTVLTGMVFFFFDQIAGGAMLGNLLAIAAGISFAVFIVIMRMQKDGAPYGSVLLGNILAFLISLPFLGGLAVTAQNLTAIFLLGVFQLGLGYVLYSWAIRQVNALQAVLITTIEPILNPVWVFVLLGELPGKYALLGGLIVISAIIVRYYLDSVRTLKRGVSV, translated from the coding sequence ATGGATGAGCATAAAAAAGCAGTATTGTTTTTAGTATTGGCTGCAGTTCTTTGGAGTATGGGGGGAGTGCTAATCAAGCTGATTGACTGGAATCCTATGGCGATTGCAGGATTGCGCGGGGCAATTGCCGCTATCGTTATTGGCGCGGCGTTCAGGCCGCAGCGCCTGGCATTTTCGCGAGTCCAGTGGACCGGGGCGGCGGCGTATTGCAGCACCGTCTGTTGTTTTGTTGTTGCAACCAAATTAACCACAGCGGCAAACGCCATTCTGCTGCAATATACCGCTCCCGTCTTTGTCGCTCTCCTGGGAGGCTGGCTATTGGGCGAGAAAACCACCAGCCGGGACTGGTGTACAATAGGGACAGTGTTGACCGGCATGGTTTTTTTCTTTTTTGACCAAATAGCGGGAGGCGCGATGCTGGGCAATTTGCTGGCCATTGCCGCCGGGATCAGTTTTGCGGTTTTTATTGTCATCATGCGCATGCAAAAAGACGGAGCGCCATACGGCTCGGTTTTACTGGGCAATATCCTGGCTTTTTTGATCAGCCTTCCTTTCTTGGGAGGTTTAGCGGTGACTGCGCAAAATCTAACGGCGATTTTTTTGCTGGGGGTATTTCAGTTAGGGCTGGGATATGTGCTTTATTCCTGGGCTATCCGGCAGGTTAATGCACTCCAGGCTGTTCTTATTACCACCATTGAACCAATACTAAATCCGGTATGGGTTTTTGTGCTGCTGGGAGAGTTGCCGGGGAAGTATGCCCTGCTTGGCGGCCTGATTGTGATTTCGGCCATTATTGTCCGTTATTATCTGGATTCGGTACGCACCCTAAAGCGGGGCGTCAGTGTATAA
- the purB gene encoding adenylosuccinate lyase has protein sequence MIERYTYPEMGKIWTDENEFKTMLDIEIYACEIMAEIGQIPAEAVPVIRERAKFDVGRIREIEKETHHDILAFLTAVAENVGDESKYIHMGLTSSDVKDTALGAMMKQAADIILADLEQFRSVLRRRAAEHKYTVMIGRTHGIHAEPLTLGLKFALWLDEIERNIERMKKAREIVAIGKLSGAVGTYANIDPRIETYVCEKMGIAAAKLATQVIQRDRHAEFMSTLAIIASSLEKFATEIRNLQRTDIREVEEYFHPGQKGSSAMPHKRNPITCERVAGLARVVRGNAMAALENVALWHERDITHSSVERVILPDSTILVDYCLRKFTGIVDKLLVYPEAMKANIEKTGGLIFSQRLLLALVDKGVLRETAYRWVQRNAMAKWMDGADFKTNVIKDTDIKEYLTTAEIEACFEYSHYLRHVDTIMARFGL, from the coding sequence ATGATTGAACGTTATACCTATCCTGAAATGGGCAAAATATGGACTGATGAAAATGAATTTAAAACTATGCTGGATATTGAAATCTATGCCTGCGAAATTATGGCCGAAATTGGTCAAATTCCGGCGGAAGCAGTTCCAGTGATCAGAGAACGGGCCAAATTCGATGTTGGCCGCATTCGTGAGATTGAAAAAGAAACTCATCACGATATTTTGGCATTTTTGACGGCAGTAGCCGAAAATGTGGGTGATGAATCAAAATATATCCATATGGGTCTGACCTCCAGTGACGTTAAGGATACCGCATTAGGCGCCATGATGAAGCAGGCGGCCGATATTATTTTAGCTGATCTTGAGCAATTCCGGTCGGTTTTGCGCCGCCGGGCCGCCGAGCACAAATATACGGTAATGATTGGCCGTACCCATGGTATTCATGCGGAGCCGCTTACCTTGGGCCTGAAGTTTGCGTTGTGGCTGGATGAGATTGAACGCAATATTGAACGGATGAAAAAGGCCAGGGAGATTGTCGCCATTGGTAAGCTGTCCGGGGCAGTTGGCACATACGCTAATATTGATCCCCGGATTGAAACGTATGTTTGTGAAAAAATGGGGATAGCGGCCGCCAAGCTGGCTACTCAGGTGATCCAGCGGGACCGCCACGCTGAGTTTATGTCAACATTGGCGATTATTGCCAGCTCGCTGGAGAAATTTGCTACCGAAATCCGCAATCTGCAGCGGACTGATATTCGCGAAGTTGAGGAATATTTTCATCCGGGGCAAAAGGGCTCATCAGCTATGCCGCATAAACGAAATCCAATCACCTGCGAGCGGGTCGCCGGTCTGGCGCGGGTAGTGCGGGGCAATGCAATGGCGGCGCTGGAAAATGTTGCTTTATGGCACGAGCGGGATATTACCCATTCCTCAGTTGAACGGGTAATTTTACCGGACAGTACAATCTTAGTCGATTATTGCCTCCGCAAATTTACCGGCATTGTTGATAAACTATTGGTTTATCCGGAGGCGATGAAAGCCAATATTGAAAAAACCGGCGGGCTGATTTTTAGCCAGCGGTTGCTGCTGGCCCTGGTGGACAAAGGGGTTCTGCGTGAAACGGCGTACCGCTGGGTACAACGTAATGCTATGGCCAAATGGATGGATGGCGCTGATTTTAAAACAAATGTCATCAAAGATACCGATATTAAAGAATACTTAACGACAGCAGAGATTGAAGCTTGTTTTGAATACTCCCATTATTTGCGTCATGTGGATACCATCATGGCAAGATTTGGTCTCTAA